Proteins encoded together in one Mycobacterium simiae window:
- a CDS encoding NADP-dependent oxidoreductase — translation MADNNDHLNRQIRLRRRPNGLVSADDTEWVITPSPVPAAGEALVRTTYIGIDAAVRTWLDGQPGYLPPVEVGDVIRAAGIGEIIESRCDAFKVGDVVTTLTGFQEYVIVRDDLFCTPVVGYTDQPSVMSIYGPTGATAYFGMTGVGQPKPDETVVVSAAAGATGSVAGQIAKIAGARVVGIAGGPRKCRAVVEEFGFDACIDYKAGDLLAGLKEHCPKGVDVYFDNVGGDVLNAVLGRLAPNARVVLCGVISSYLTGEHPGPSNYVNLLAKTAKMQGFNALDEWAHFDEAFSALQGWEQQGLLAHRETIYDGLELSVEALNGLFTGANIGKTLVKVSEPGASSRA, via the coding sequence ATGGCTGACAACAACGACCACTTGAACCGCCAAATCCGGTTGCGGCGGCGACCAAATGGGCTTGTGTCCGCGGACGATACTGAATGGGTGATCACACCGTCGCCCGTCCCGGCCGCGGGCGAGGCGCTGGTACGGACCACCTACATCGGTATCGACGCCGCCGTGCGTACCTGGCTCGACGGGCAGCCCGGGTATCTTCCACCCGTCGAAGTGGGTGACGTGATTCGGGCGGCGGGCATCGGGGAGATCATCGAATCCCGTTGCGACGCCTTCAAGGTCGGCGATGTCGTCACCACGCTAACCGGATTTCAGGAGTATGTAATCGTCCGCGACGATCTGTTCTGCACGCCCGTCGTCGGCTACACGGACCAACCGTCGGTGATGTCGATCTACGGCCCGACCGGAGCCACCGCGTACTTCGGCATGACCGGGGTCGGCCAGCCGAAACCTGATGAGACAGTGGTGGTCTCGGCCGCCGCGGGTGCGACTGGATCGGTCGCGGGCCAGATCGCCAAGATCGCGGGCGCCAGGGTTGTCGGCATCGCCGGTGGCCCACGGAAGTGTCGGGCGGTGGTCGAGGAGTTCGGCTTCGACGCCTGCATCGACTACAAAGCAGGCGACCTGCTGGCCGGGCTCAAGGAGCACTGCCCCAAGGGAGTGGATGTCTATTTCGATAATGTCGGCGGGGATGTCCTCAACGCCGTGCTCGGCAGGCTCGCCCCGAATGCTCGGGTCGTGCTATGCGGCGTCATCTCGAGCTACCTGACGGGCGAGCATCCCGGACCGTCCAACTACGTCAACTTGTTGGCGAAGACGGCGAAAATGCAGGGATTCAACGCCCTCGACGAGTGGGCGCACTTCGACGAGGCCTTCAGCGCGCTACAGGGCTGGGAGCAGCAGGGTCTGCTCGCGCATCGCGAGACGATCTACGACGGTCTGGAGTTGAGCGTCGAGGCCCTCAATGGGTTGTTTACCGGGGCGAACATCGGCAAGACGCTGGTCAAGGTGAGCGAGCCCGGCGCGTCATCGCGGGCGTGA
- a CDS encoding SDR family NAD(P)-dependent oxidoreductase translates to MTYLDFTDRCVVVTGAGRGLGRSYARLLGSRGAMVVVNDLGAALDGSPTGEDPTAEVAETINAAGGRAVASTADVATTEGAHSIVDTAMAQFGRIDAVINNAGVYSARPWTDVSVAEYQRFLDVHFFGSLLVSRAAWPHLVAAGQGRIVNTVSITAFGAPDMLHYGAAKGAILGLTRNLAVAGADYGIAVNAVAPGAATRMTDASATALPRETVELVKQTMPPELVAPVVAYLAHPACPVTGEVLNAAGGGVSRLVIGTTTGIVDTNLTPEVVAQRFDEIMAVGHVEPIQLMRPDSRQSV, encoded by the coding sequence GTGACCTATCTCGATTTCACCGACCGATGCGTCGTCGTCACCGGCGCGGGCCGTGGGCTGGGTCGGTCCTACGCGCGGCTGCTCGGCAGCCGTGGCGCGATGGTGGTCGTGAACGATCTCGGGGCGGCGCTCGACGGTTCACCAACGGGGGAAGACCCGACCGCCGAGGTAGCCGAGACGATCAATGCGGCCGGTGGTCGTGCCGTGGCCAGTACCGCCGATGTCGCCACAACCGAAGGGGCGCACAGCATTGTCGACACCGCCATGGCGCAATTCGGCCGCATCGACGCCGTCATCAACAACGCCGGCGTCTATTCGGCCAGGCCTTGGACCGACGTGTCGGTGGCCGAGTACCAGAGGTTCCTCGACGTGCACTTCTTCGGGAGCCTGCTGGTGAGCCGGGCCGCGTGGCCTCATCTAGTGGCCGCGGGGCAGGGGCGAATCGTCAATACGGTGTCCATTACGGCATTCGGCGCCCCCGACATGCTCCACTACGGAGCAGCCAAAGGCGCGATCCTGGGACTCACCCGAAATCTCGCCGTGGCCGGCGCGGACTACGGAATCGCCGTCAATGCCGTCGCTCCCGGTGCCGCGACTCGCATGACCGACGCTTCCGCGACCGCGCTCCCACGAGAAACCGTGGAGCTCGTCAAGCAGACGATGCCGCCCGAACTCGTGGCTCCAGTGGTCGCGTATCTCGCCCACCCCGCATGCCCCGTGACGGGCGAGGTACTGAATGCGGCCGGGGGTGGAGTCAGCCGACTTGTCATCGGTACCACTACTGGCATTGTCGACACCAACCTCACCCCCGAAGTGGTCGCCCAGCGATTCGACGAGATCATGGCCGTCGGGCACGTCGAACCCATCCAACTGATGCGGCCTGACTCACGGCAATCGGTTTGA
- a CDS encoding TetR/AcrR family transcriptional regulator gives MRRHGWAGDMPRDDDEAAQRILMVARRAIDRRGAVSVSEVAESLGVTRPTIYRYFATHEALIAAVALSAIGEFCDQLADQLGSITDPTEAVVEGIAYAFEQISQNRYLRLVFHPGKADSSTASVTSDIAVSLGRSILERFDVDWTGSGFADHKFDELIEVTLRTLQSLIVDPGRPPRAGADLRRFLTDWVAPYVHAHADLRR, from the coding sequence GTGCGAAGGCATGGCTGGGCCGGCGATATGCCGCGCGACGACGACGAGGCGGCACAGCGCATCCTCATGGTCGCCCGGCGTGCGATCGACCGGCGCGGAGCCGTGAGCGTGTCTGAGGTCGCTGAGTCACTCGGCGTGACTCGGCCGACGATTTACCGTTATTTCGCAACGCACGAGGCGCTGATCGCGGCCGTGGCATTGTCGGCGATCGGTGAATTCTGCGATCAGCTGGCCGATCAACTCGGCTCGATCACCGACCCCACCGAGGCAGTGGTGGAGGGGATCGCCTACGCCTTTGAGCAGATCTCGCAGAATCGGTATCTGCGCCTGGTCTTCCATCCGGGCAAGGCCGATTCCTCCACGGCCAGCGTGACGTCCGACATAGCGGTATCCCTCGGGCGATCCATCCTCGAACGCTTCGACGTCGACTGGACCGGCTCGGGATTCGCCGACCACAAGTTCGACGAACTCATTGAGGTCACGCTACGCACATTGCAGTCACTCATTGTGGACCCCGGCCGGCCACCGCGCGCGGGCGCTGACCTCCGGCGCTTCCTCACCGACTGGGTCGCGCCCTACGTGCATGCCCACGCGGACCTGCGTCGCTGA
- a CDS encoding MmpS family transport accessory protein, whose translation MTTESRIRSLDPEVASRTEEKVGPQRDKKKWLASKKKGLFSRFWLVLTIAAVVALSGFMVYRLHGIFGVHRGSFGGGTSGEVLDQFNAKTITLEVWGAPGSTATINYLDENSHPQQALNVPLPWSTVLKSTKPGIPANLVAQGDGSWIACHFVVDNHDGHGAVIKGANQSPPNETVNAFVYCLDKSA comes from the coding sequence ATGACGACCGAGTCGCGGATCAGGTCGCTAGATCCCGAGGTTGCCTCGAGGACCGAGGAAAAAGTCGGCCCACAGCGCGACAAGAAAAAGTGGCTGGCCAGCAAGAAAAAGGGCCTGTTCAGCCGGTTCTGGCTCGTCCTGACCATTGCAGCCGTAGTCGCGCTATCGGGGTTCATGGTCTACCGCCTGCACGGAATCTTCGGTGTCCACCGCGGTTCATTCGGTGGTGGCACGTCGGGCGAGGTTCTCGACCAGTTCAACGCCAAGACGATCACGCTCGAGGTCTGGGGCGCACCGGGCAGCACGGCCACGATCAACTACCTCGACGAGAACTCCCACCCGCAGCAGGCCCTCAACGTCCCCTTGCCCTGGAGCACAGTATTGAAGTCGACGAAGCCCGGCATCCCGGCCAACCTGGTAGCGCAAGGAGACGGGAGTTGGATTGCCTGCCACTTCGTCGTAGATAACCACGACGGACACGGTGCGGTGATCAAGGGTGCTAATCAATCGCCGCCCAACGAAACGGTCAATGCCTTCGTCTACTGCCTGGACAAGTCGGCATGA
- a CDS encoding TetR/AcrR family transcriptional regulator encodes MQQRSQALLERIMHAAGEMFDEYGVEGCSTEQIARHAGASIGAVYRFFPNKASLAADLAERYALQQQAAAIQHFEEANLARPAEEIVGEFFKSFADLLGSQLGWRGLMKAGYLFNGDSGHAPPAASHDWDALLERFFQAQVPQLAADERRIAARMFVSLTAWLLLRVAESTEPLDVGLREARTVMIGYIQELRRRY; translated from the coding sequence GTGCAGCAGCGCAGCCAAGCGTTGTTGGAACGCATTATGCATGCCGCTGGAGAGATGTTCGACGAGTACGGCGTCGAGGGCTGTTCCACCGAACAGATAGCGCGTCACGCCGGAGCATCGATCGGCGCGGTTTATCGTTTCTTTCCTAATAAGGCCAGTTTGGCGGCGGACCTTGCGGAACGTTACGCACTCCAGCAGCAGGCCGCGGCGATCCAGCACTTCGAAGAGGCCAACCTCGCACGGCCCGCCGAGGAAATCGTTGGCGAGTTCTTCAAGTCATTCGCAGATCTGCTGGGTAGCCAGTTGGGCTGGCGAGGTTTGATGAAGGCGGGCTACCTCTTCAACGGGGACTCGGGGCATGCACCTCCGGCGGCCAGCCACGATTGGGATGCGCTCCTCGAACGGTTCTTCCAGGCTCAGGTCCCTCAGCTGGCAGCCGATGAACGGCGGATCGCGGCCCGGATGTTCGTGTCCCTGACCGCGTGGCTGCTGCTGCGGGTCGCCGAATCAACCGAGCCGCTCGATGTCGGTCTCCGGGAGGCGCGCACCGTCATGATCGGGTACATCCAGGAGCTCCGCCGAAGGTACTGA
- a CDS encoding RecQ family ATP-dependent DNA helicase: MTPATGNALNLDALARSQFGWDRLTDDQRTAMRAVLHGRDLLAVLPTGSGKSAIYQVPSLLTAGATLVVSPLIALQDDQIATIEESGAGHAVAINARLRAEERRHSWRAIEDQHADFIFVSPEQLASDDVVDRLRKAGLSLIVVDEAHCVSAWGQDFRPDYRRLADVFGTLGDSIPVVALTATASVVVRRDIVDQLGLHTPEVVVGGFDRPNLRLTVERHIGPEEKRSAVIDSVSRQSGPGLLYTATRKDAEDYAQALQNMGLTAAVYHAGMKTAERDAVHVGFRDDRFDVVVATSAFGMGIDKPDVRFVAHASVPDSLDNYYQQIGRAGRDGKDAVALLFYRPEDLGLARFFSTGRPDEKLLATVYAALSKARPTKLKELRNHLGIGGRKLTNAINLLDEAGSIQASRNGFRCCAASPKAAVAAAVRLAELRERVDISRIEMMRGYAETDCCRRGFLLSYFGEQLRTACGNCDICLTASRLSDVSLKEPAIPVDTEVRHREWGFGTVIGGDPDRVTVLFDQYGYRVLSMAAIRTHGLLDVAPARG, from the coding sequence GTGACCCCGGCGACTGGTAACGCGCTGAACCTCGACGCACTCGCCCGTAGCCAGTTCGGATGGGACCGGCTCACCGACGATCAACGCACGGCAATGCGGGCTGTCCTGCACGGCCGAGATCTGCTCGCGGTGCTACCGACCGGATCCGGAAAATCCGCGATTTACCAGGTCCCGTCGCTGCTGACCGCCGGTGCGACGTTGGTGGTGTCACCGCTGATCGCGTTGCAAGACGACCAAATCGCCACAATTGAAGAAAGCGGGGCCGGCCACGCGGTCGCCATCAACGCCCGATTACGTGCCGAAGAGCGCCGACACAGTTGGCGCGCAATCGAAGACCAGCACGCCGACTTCATCTTCGTCTCCCCCGAGCAGCTGGCCAGCGACGATGTCGTCGACAGGCTGCGCAAAGCCGGGCTGTCACTGATTGTCGTTGACGAGGCGCATTGCGTCTCGGCGTGGGGACAGGACTTCCGGCCCGACTACCGACGCCTCGCCGACGTCTTCGGAACCCTGGGCGACTCAATCCCGGTCGTGGCGTTGACGGCAACCGCGTCGGTGGTCGTGCGCCGCGACATCGTGGACCAACTCGGACTGCACACCCCCGAGGTGGTCGTCGGCGGTTTCGATCGCCCCAACTTGCGGCTGACGGTCGAGCGTCACATCGGACCCGAGGAGAAGCGATCTGCCGTGATCGATTCGGTGTCCAGGCAATCGGGTCCGGGGCTGCTGTACACGGCAACCCGCAAGGACGCCGAGGATTACGCGCAGGCCTTGCAGAACATGGGACTTACCGCGGCGGTCTATCACGCCGGCATGAAGACCGCCGAGCGGGACGCGGTACACGTCGGTTTCCGCGACGATAGATTCGACGTCGTTGTTGCCACTTCGGCATTTGGGATGGGCATCGATAAACCTGACGTGCGGTTCGTCGCGCACGCCTCGGTCCCCGACTCGTTGGACAACTACTACCAACAAATCGGGCGTGCCGGCCGTGACGGCAAAGATGCGGTGGCACTGCTGTTCTACCGACCCGAGGACCTTGGGCTGGCACGATTTTTCAGTACCGGACGACCCGACGAGAAGCTGCTCGCCACGGTGTACGCCGCGTTGAGCAAAGCGCGCCCGACAAAGCTGAAAGAGTTGCGCAATCACCTCGGAATCGGTGGGCGCAAGCTGACGAATGCCATCAACCTTCTTGACGAGGCCGGGTCGATTCAGGCCAGCCGCAACGGTTTCCGCTGCTGCGCGGCGTCACCGAAGGCTGCGGTCGCAGCGGCCGTCAGGCTAGCCGAACTACGCGAACGGGTTGACATCAGCCGGATCGAGATGATGCGTGGCTATGCCGAAACCGATTGCTGCAGACGGGGCTTCTTGCTGTCGTATTTCGGCGAGCAGCTGCGCACCGCGTGTGGCAATTGCGACATCTGCTTGACGGCGAGCCGGCTCAGCGACGTCAGCCTCAAGGAGCCAGCAATTCCGGTTGACACCGAGGTACGACATCGGGAATGGGGTTTTGGCACGGTGATCGGCGGCGATCCCGACCGCGTGACCGTGCTTTTCGACCAATACGGCTACCGGGTGTTGTCAATGGCCGCAATACGCACGCACGGCCTGCTGGACGTCGCCCCCGCCCGAGGCTGA
- a CDS encoding SDR family oxidoreductase, whose product MISTFEDAVTVVTGGASGIGRGIAVEAARRGSHVVIADINDVRLGETLAEIEEFGVSGLSVYCDVTKDDDVGRLRDAVLDTFGRIDVLCNNAGVVVLGPPERAEIDDWQWILDVNVLGIARGLRAFVPSMLERGRGHIVNTASVGGVWAYSWDSSLYITSKFAVYGLTEALARRLTPHGVGVSVLCPGLVTTNLGETVRVSGVPDDLLDKWFHFPPEMRSPVEPEAVGALVADAVLQDRFAIFTDAEGAERFRTWRDDIEGSLREVIASSPPPPTF is encoded by the coding sequence ATGATCTCGACCTTCGAGGATGCCGTCACCGTCGTCACGGGTGGCGCCAGCGGCATCGGGCGAGGGATTGCGGTGGAGGCCGCGCGACGCGGCTCACACGTGGTGATCGCGGACATCAATGACGTGCGTCTGGGCGAGACTCTCGCAGAGATCGAGGAATTCGGAGTCAGTGGGCTCAGTGTCTACTGCGACGTCACGAAGGACGACGATGTCGGGCGGCTTCGCGACGCGGTCCTTGACACTTTCGGCCGCATCGATGTGCTCTGCAACAACGCTGGCGTGGTCGTGTTAGGGCCGCCGGAACGCGCCGAAATCGACGACTGGCAATGGATTCTCGATGTCAACGTTCTCGGTATCGCGCGAGGGCTGCGTGCATTCGTACCCTCCATGTTGGAACGCGGCCGCGGCCACATCGTCAACACGGCGTCGGTCGGCGGCGTCTGGGCCTACAGCTGGGATTCCTCTTTGTACATCACTTCGAAATTCGCCGTCTACGGGCTGACTGAAGCACTCGCCCGACGACTCACCCCGCACGGTGTGGGCGTATCCGTTTTATGTCCAGGGCTGGTGACCACCAATCTCGGTGAAACCGTACGAGTTTCGGGGGTCCCAGACGATCTGCTGGACAAGTGGTTCCACTTCCCTCCTGAGATGCGGTCGCCGGTCGAGCCCGAGGCGGTGGGCGCGCTGGTCGCCGACGCGGTGCTGCAGGATCGTTTCGCGATCTTCACCGATGCCGAGGGTGCTGAACGTTTCCGAACCTGGCGAGACGATATCGAGGGTTCGCTGCGGGAAGTCATTGCCAGCAGTCCGCCGCCCCCGACTTTCTGA
- a CDS encoding ester cyclase: MSVADIVVSHYDHFNRADWLGWQDVLTDDFIAHHASAGTTVGRAAYFDGLRLHRTAFPDATVELHRVIAQGDLAAAQFTSRGTFSAEFVGIAPTGRRWELAGMGFYRSDGARLAEAWFAEDFTGWLASLQGAME; the protein is encoded by the coding sequence ATGAGCGTCGCCGACATTGTCGTATCCCACTACGACCATTTCAACCGTGCCGATTGGCTTGGTTGGCAGGACGTTTTGACAGACGATTTCATCGCCCATCACGCGTCGGCCGGAACGACGGTCGGACGAGCCGCCTACTTCGACGGGCTTCGACTGCACAGAACGGCGTTTCCCGACGCGACCGTGGAGTTGCACCGTGTGATCGCGCAGGGCGACCTTGCCGCCGCCCAGTTCACTTCTCGGGGAACGTTTTCCGCTGAATTCGTCGGAATCGCCCCCACGGGGCGACGATGGGAGCTGGCTGGCATGGGTTTCTATCGGTCTGATGGCGCTCGACTCGCTGAGGCATGGTTCGCGGAGGATTTCACCGGGTGGCTCGCATCGCTGCAAGGAGCCATGGAGTGA
- a CDS encoding aromatic ring-hydroxylating oxygenase subunit alpha, with translation MTRTHSSPVPATDETLTARALKHAFDRTTDFADSELRVPLHYYRDPKITEIEESQILRRVPLAIVPSAQLPNKNDYLVRSVLGDSLLVTRDRSGASHVLLNYCRHRGAMPACGSGNASRFVCPYHAWTYTNTGELFNLPGKAGFDSMDPKGYGLIELPSEERHGFIWAVLTADADIDLDAHLGDFGAELALWNYETYGYHTQREFTSEVSWKNALEAFAEGYHLAFVHGQSIIGQNTLSNTTIYDEFGKHHRLGFPYNWITNLDADPTASADPSANMGVIYWLYPNLILANSTVGLEIIDILPAGEPTRCTVRHSWMGRIPATTEEMRAGYDAIFAAVHAAVRDEDFGMLPQCGEGVLHGQHDHMVIGRNEIGVQHMIKVFAQELGVALA, from the coding sequence ATGACGCGTACGCACAGCAGCCCCGTCCCCGCAACAGATGAGACCCTCACGGCACGTGCCCTCAAGCACGCGTTCGACCGGACCACCGACTTCGCCGATAGCGAGTTGCGCGTGCCGCTGCACTACTATCGCGATCCGAAAATCACTGAAATCGAGGAATCGCAGATTCTGCGACGCGTGCCGCTGGCCATCGTGCCCTCGGCCCAACTACCCAACAAGAACGACTATTTGGTCCGCTCCGTGCTCGGCGATTCACTGCTGGTCACCCGCGACCGATCCGGGGCGAGTCACGTGCTTTTGAACTATTGCCGTCACCGTGGTGCGATGCCCGCCTGCGGCTCGGGCAATGCCTCCCGGTTCGTATGTCCTTACCACGCTTGGACTTACACGAACACCGGTGAATTGTTCAATCTCCCCGGCAAAGCTGGTTTCGACTCGATGGACCCCAAAGGCTACGGCCTGATCGAGCTGCCGTCAGAGGAGCGCCATGGATTCATCTGGGCGGTATTGACCGCGGACGCCGATATCGACTTGGATGCTCATCTCGGCGATTTCGGCGCCGAACTGGCGCTGTGGAACTACGAGACGTACGGGTACCACACCCAACGCGAATTCACCTCCGAGGTGTCGTGGAAGAACGCGCTGGAGGCGTTCGCCGAGGGCTACCACCTCGCTTTTGTGCACGGTCAAAGCATCATTGGGCAAAACACACTGTCCAACACCACAATTTACGACGAGTTCGGCAAGCATCATCGACTGGGCTTTCCGTACAACTGGATCACTAACCTCGACGCGGACCCCACCGCGTCGGCGGATCCGTCGGCCAATATGGGCGTCATTTATTGGCTATACCCCAATCTGATTTTGGCCAACAGCACCGTGGGCCTGGAAATCATCGACATCCTGCCCGCTGGCGAGCCCACCCGTTGCACAGTCCGTCACAGCTGGATGGGCCGCATCCCCGCGACCACTGAAGAGATGCGGGCCGGATACGACGCCATCTTCGCGGCCGTCCACGCCGCGGTTCGCGACGAAGACTTCGGCATGCTGCCCCAATGCGGTGAAGGCGTCCTGCATGGACAACATGACCACATGGTCATCGGACGCAACGAGATTGGTGTCCAGCACATGATCAAAGTCTTCGCACAAGAACTCGGCGTCGCCCTGGCCTGA
- a CDS encoding LLM class flavin-dependent oxidoreductase, with protein MFCLSSEEVGQLRFGMFMAPFHWPGQHTTLALQRDLDLIESLDRLGFDEVWVGEHHSGGTEIIPSPEIFLAFAAERTRGIRLGTGVVSLPYHNPFTVAHRAALMDHLTRGRFMLGCGPGQLASDAGMLAVPVDELRPRMQESLDVIVRLLHGEVVTAKTSWFELNEARLQLTPWSPDGLELAVTGTISPNGAQAAGRHGIGLLSMAATTPLGFSMLRGHWAEYEKAAAESGKAAHRSRWRAVGPVHIAQTRQEARRDVEYGIEKFAHYFHHVVPGGLWEGTTVNEILASNDERGTAIIGTPDDAIERLRAIDEHSGGFGTFLIMNSDWASPAATNRSLELFAQYVIPHFDGRSDAAVRSWEWVDGQHDDFAAQNWAAISKVGLVLGDLGDSQQ; from the coding sequence ATGTTTTGCTTGTCGTCCGAGGAGGTAGGTCAGTTGCGGTTCGGGATGTTCATGGCCCCGTTTCACTGGCCGGGGCAGCACACAACACTTGCGTTGCAGCGCGATCTTGATCTGATCGAGTCGCTCGACCGCTTGGGTTTCGACGAGGTGTGGGTCGGGGAGCACCATTCGGGTGGTACCGAAATCATCCCGTCGCCCGAGATCTTCCTGGCCTTTGCTGCTGAGCGAACCCGCGGGATCAGGCTCGGCACCGGCGTCGTTTCGCTGCCATACCACAATCCATTCACTGTCGCCCATCGCGCGGCGCTGATGGACCATCTCACGCGCGGACGGTTCATGCTCGGTTGCGGTCCAGGCCAGCTTGCCTCCGATGCGGGGATGCTGGCCGTACCGGTCGACGAACTTCGGCCCAGGATGCAGGAGTCGCTCGACGTCATTGTCCGTCTGCTTCACGGCGAAGTCGTCACTGCGAAGACCTCGTGGTTCGAACTGAACGAGGCACGACTTCAGTTGACCCCGTGGAGTCCCGACGGCCTGGAATTGGCTGTCACCGGGACGATTTCGCCCAACGGCGCCCAGGCCGCCGGCCGGCACGGTATCGGACTGTTGTCCATGGCGGCCACCACGCCGCTGGGCTTTTCGATGCTCAGGGGGCACTGGGCCGAGTACGAGAAAGCCGCCGCGGAATCCGGCAAGGCAGCACATCGAAGCCGCTGGAGGGCGGTCGGGCCGGTGCACATCGCGCAGACACGCCAAGAGGCGCGTCGTGACGTCGAGTACGGCATTGAGAAGTTCGCTCACTACTTTCACCACGTCGTGCCGGGCGGGCTGTGGGAAGGCACCACGGTTAATGAGATTCTCGCGTCCAACGACGAGCGGGGAACCGCGATCATCGGCACGCCGGACGACGCGATCGAGCGACTGCGCGCGATTGACGAACACTCCGGCGGCTTCGGGACATTCCTGATCATGAATAGCGACTGGGCTTCGCCGGCCGCGACAAACCGGAGTCTGGAATTGTTCGCGCAGTACGTGATCCCTCACTTCGACGGCCGATCCGACGCGGCGGTTCGCTCGTGGGAATGGGTCGACGGCCAGCACGACGACTTTGCAGCGCAGAACTGGGCAGCGATCTCGAAGGTCGGCCTGGTGTTGGGCGACCTGGGAGATAGCCAGCAATGA